Sequence from the Phragmites australis chromosome 11, lpPhrAust1.1, whole genome shotgun sequence genome:
GCCCATCTCCAagaagcaccaccaccaccagaagcAGCAGCGCCGCCGGTGGTGGagctccgccgcctccgccgcgctcCTCTTTTTCAAGCGCCCGTCCACCAACCCCGCCGAAACCTCAGCTTCGCCCTGCGTCCCTCCGTCAGGCACCGCCGGGCCACTGTACCTCGCTGACGACGACGGTGGCAGCGGCAGGGACGACGCCGCCACGTGCACGTGCTGGGCGCCGGCCATGTGGTCCGGCCACCTGGCCGCCGCCGAGCTCGACGCCGCGTCGATGACGGTGCCCTACGTCAGCCTCAGAGACGCCAacctcggcgccggcgccggagcagcagcagcaacagccccGGCGATGCCCATCTACCTCGTGACGTGAACCTTCTCCCGCTCCCGCCGGTCGCTCTGCCTTGCCGTTGCTTGCACCGTGTTTTCTATGGTTTCCTCTCGAGAACCTTGGACCACATGTCAGTGAATATTTTCAACGGCTG
This genomic interval carries:
- the LOC133885337 gene encoding uncharacterized protein LOC133885337; protein product: MGKKRAAVGAVTAPVFPFPAAIGEQEPAPDHFSDYGFDPQLIQYFSQRQAERPSTRRHHQQQPPPLESARFKLQKPISKKHHHHQKQQRRRWWSSAASAALLFFKRPSTNPAETSASPCVPPSGTAGPLYLADDDGGSGRDDAATCTCWAPAMWSGHLAAAELDAASMTVPYVSLRDANLGAGAGAAAATAPAMPIYLVT